In Micromonospora sp. LH3U1, one genomic interval encodes:
- a CDS encoding LLM class flavin-dependent oxidoreductase has protein sequence MITVPLSVLDLAPVAKGTTAGAALEATTELARRTEELGYHRFWVAEHHNMPAIASSAPAVLLAHLAANTSTIRLGSGGVMLPNHAPLVVAEQFGTLEALHPGRIDLGIGRAPGTDQVTALALRRTMEGLSAEGFPRELEDLMNYFSGERPGQIIATPGRGEQPAVWLLGSSGFSAQLAGLLGLPFSFAHHFSSANTLPALALYRQNFRPSQWLDKPYAMVAVNAVCAETDERAEWLAGPSALSFLKLRSGRPEPLSTPDEAAAYPYSEFEREFVVQRRDGQAMGSPETVRRQLTDLVERTGADELMLTTLVYDVQDRVRSYELIAEQVAGGLHRGA, from the coding sequence GTGATCACCGTACCGTTGTCTGTTCTTGATCTTGCCCCGGTCGCCAAGGGCACCACCGCTGGCGCGGCGCTGGAGGCCACCACTGAGCTGGCCCGCCGCACCGAGGAGCTGGGCTACCACCGGTTCTGGGTGGCCGAGCACCACAACATGCCAGCGATCGCCAGCTCCGCCCCCGCGGTGCTGCTGGCGCACCTGGCCGCGAACACGTCGACGATCCGCCTCGGGTCGGGCGGGGTGATGCTGCCCAACCACGCGCCGCTGGTGGTGGCCGAGCAGTTCGGCACCCTGGAGGCGCTGCATCCCGGTCGGATCGACCTGGGCATCGGGCGGGCGCCGGGCACCGACCAGGTGACCGCGCTGGCGCTGCGGCGGACCATGGAGGGCCTGTCTGCGGAGGGCTTCCCGCGCGAGCTGGAAGACCTGATGAACTACTTCAGCGGGGAGCGGCCGGGGCAGATCATCGCCACGCCGGGTCGCGGTGAGCAGCCGGCCGTCTGGCTGCTGGGCTCCAGCGGTTTCAGCGCCCAGCTCGCCGGCCTGCTCGGCCTGCCGTTCTCCTTCGCGCACCACTTCAGCTCGGCGAACACCCTGCCGGCGTTGGCCCTCTACCGGCAGAATTTCCGGCCGTCGCAGTGGTTGGACAAGCCGTACGCGATGGTGGCGGTCAACGCGGTGTGCGCGGAGACCGACGAGCGGGCCGAGTGGTTGGCGGGGCCGAGCGCGTTGTCGTTCCTGAAGCTGCGCTCCGGTCGGCCGGAACCGCTGTCGACGCCCGACGAGGCGGCGGCGTACCCGTACTCCGAGTTCGAGCGGGAGTTCGTGGTGCAGCGCCGCGACGGTCAGGCGATGGGCTCGCCGGAGACGGTGCGCCGGCAGCTGACCGATCTGGTGGAGCGCACCGGCGCGGACGAGCTGATGCTGACCACGCTGGTGTACGACGTGCAGGACCGGGTGCGGTCCTACGAGCTGATCGCCGAGCAGGTGGCGGGCGGTCTGCACCGGGGGGCGTGA
- a CDS encoding Lrp/AsnC family transcriptional regulator: protein MPPEPNDVRPYPALDEVDRAILTELAADGRLPNNALAERVGVAPSTCLTRTRTLRERGAIRGFHAEVDPAALGLPLQALVSVRLTAHERAAVDAFRARSVRLPGVVSVFHVAGAEDYVLHVRAASGDALRDFVLDHLAVDPVVQHTQTSLIFEQARGMG, encoded by the coding sequence ATGCCTCCTGAGCCGAATGATGTACGGCCGTATCCGGCGTTGGACGAGGTGGACCGCGCGATCCTGACCGAGCTGGCCGCGGATGGTCGTCTGCCGAACAATGCCCTCGCCGAGCGGGTGGGGGTGGCGCCGTCGACGTGCCTGACCCGTACGCGGACGCTGCGCGAGCGTGGTGCGATCCGTGGTTTCCACGCGGAGGTGGATCCGGCCGCGCTCGGTCTGCCGTTGCAGGCGTTGGTGTCGGTGCGGTTGACCGCGCACGAGCGGGCGGCGGTGGACGCGTTCCGGGCCCGGTCGGTGCGGCTGCCGGGGGTGGTGTCGGTGTTCCACGTGGCCGGTGCGGAGGATTACGTGCTGCACGTGCGGGCGGCGTCCGGTGACGCGTTGCGGGACTTCGTGCTGGACCATCTGGCGGTCGATCCCGTGGTGCAGCACACCCAGACCAGTCTGATCTTCGAGCAGGCTCGCGGGATGGGTTGA
- a CDS encoding trans-sulfuration enzyme family protein: MFDATGMTTVDTRAVHAGRDDLRTLGVHVPPIDLSTTNPLPSVDDGGAAYEQLATGGTPPTEGSAVYQRLWNPTVARFETALAELEGTAQAVAFASGMAALTATLLAAARDDRRHVVAVRPLYGGTDHVLATGLLGTTVTWARPDEVAAAIRPDTALVIVETPANPTLDLVDIAALAAAAGDIPLLVDNTVATPVLQQPARHGAALVLHSATKSIGGHGDVLAGVVACDADWAVRLRQVRAVTGAILHPLGGYLLHRGLQTLPLRVRAQQATAEKLAGWLADHPAVHRVHHPSVHDPAALVGRQMAGPGSLLAFEVRGGAPAAAAVAGACQLITHAVSLGGVDTLIQHPASLTHRPVQGEAKPDAALLRLSVGLEDPEDLRVDLAHALDTLV, from the coding sequence ATGTTCGACGCTACCGGCATGACAACGGTGGACACCCGGGCCGTACACGCCGGCCGCGACGACCTACGCACCCTCGGCGTGCACGTCCCACCCATCGACCTGTCCACCACCAACCCGCTGCCCTCGGTCGACGACGGCGGGGCCGCGTACGAGCAACTCGCCACCGGCGGCACACCCCCCACCGAGGGCAGCGCCGTCTACCAACGGCTCTGGAACCCGACCGTCGCACGCTTCGAAACCGCCCTCGCGGAGTTGGAGGGCACCGCGCAGGCCGTCGCCTTCGCCAGCGGAATGGCCGCCCTCACCGCCACCCTCCTCGCCGCCGCCCGCGACGACCGTCGGCACGTCGTCGCCGTCCGACCCCTGTACGGCGGAACCGACCACGTCCTCGCCACCGGCCTGCTCGGCACCACCGTCACCTGGGCGCGCCCCGACGAGGTCGCCGCCGCCATCCGCCCCGACACCGCACTGGTCATCGTCGAGACACCCGCCAACCCCACCCTCGACCTGGTCGACATCGCCGCCCTCGCCGCCGCAGCCGGCGACATCCCGCTGCTGGTCGACAACACCGTCGCCACCCCCGTCCTGCAACAACCCGCCCGACACGGCGCCGCCCTCGTCCTGCACAGCGCCACCAAGAGCATCGGCGGGCACGGCGATGTCCTCGCCGGCGTCGTCGCCTGCGACGCCGACTGGGCCGTGCGACTGCGTCAGGTCCGCGCGGTCACCGGCGCGATCCTGCACCCACTCGGCGGCTACCTGCTGCACCGCGGCCTGCAGACCCTGCCGCTGCGGGTCCGCGCCCAACAGGCCACCGCCGAGAAACTCGCCGGCTGGCTCGCCGACCACCCCGCCGTACACCGGGTGCACCACCCCTCGGTGCACGACCCGGCGGCGCTGGTCGGCCGCCAGATGGCCGGACCCGGCAGCCTGCTCGCCTTCGAGGTACGCGGCGGCGCACCCGCCGCGGCCGCCGTCGCCGGCGCCTGCCAACTCATCACCCACGCGGTCTCCCTCGGCGGCGTCGACACCCTGATCCAGCACCCCGCCTCGCTCACCCACCGACCCGTCCAGGGCGAGGCGAAACCCGACGCCGCGCTCCTGCGCCTCTCGGTCGGTCTGGAGGACCCCGAAGACCTGCGCGTCGACCTCGCCCACGCGCTCGACACACTCGTCTGA